CCAACTCCTCGGCCAGCGCATCAAAGCGCGCCCTATCCGCGGCGCTGCGTAGGTCAATCAGCGCGGCCACCACGTAAATCTCATGCGGCGTCAGGGCGTGCAGCTCGCGAATGGTGTTGATGACAGTGGAACCGGTGCTGAACTCGTCATCGACCAGAACCACCGGCCCGCTCCTCGTTAACCACTGAGGATCCGTGGGGACCATGGCGTGCGAGGTGGCGTGTGAATGCCCCTCTTCAAACCCGGCCACCGACTCCACCGTGGGGGTGGCATGCCTCGTCGAATGGATGTAATAAGCGCCCAAAGCATTGGCCACCAACCGCCCTAAACCGGTGGCCGTTTCGGCATAGCCAATGACGACGGCGTCCGGCACCTCCGTGCGCAATGGTGCCACCGCGGCGACGAGGGAGACCAGCGCCAGCTGCCGCTGTCCGGGCTTTCCCCGCAGGGCTGCGGTGAGACGCGAAGCTGCCAAAGCTACAGCGTCGGCACGCCGCGTGGAACCGCCAGGGTGCACAGCTGAAGGGACAGCGGAAGGGTCAGTGCTGCGCGTGGGGAGGGGCCCGGCGTCGTGCTTCAGGGCGGACAAACGGTCCGCAACAAACGCACCCAGCAGCTCGCCTGCTGCGATGACCAAATCCGGTTCGGTGGGCACGTGTTTAGCCAAGACCCGGGAGACCAGCAGGTGGGCCCGCTTGGGGTTCCGGCGCAGGGCCAGGCCCACCAAATCTTCGATGTCCACGGCACTGGCGGGATCGCTGTGGATGGCAACGTTGAGCTGATCGGCAACAAAGCCACCGCTCCAAATGCCCGCGCCCGTCTCACTCACGCCATGCTCGCTTCTAGTAGCTCCACGAAACTGATGTTGGCGGCGGCCACACCAAAGGCGTCGGCGCGCAGAAGGGTGCGTTGTGCCCAGGCCTGGTGCGGTTTCATCTCGTTCATTTTGTTGCCGTAGGGAGATGCCGCTGCACCGCCCTTGGTGTTACCGGCAATGGCCAGGGCATCCAGATACTCTTCATGGCTGACAACGCTCATGGCATGGACCAGGGCCACGTGGGTGGGGTGGATAACGGTCTTGCCGAGCAGACCGTTCGCCAGATCAAGCTCGATTTCCCGGATGAGGGTGTCCAGATTTGCCGTCATGATGCGTTGCCGCAGCTCAATTTCATGCGGACCCACAAAGGGGGTGACGCGCAGTTGCGGGCGCAAGACTCGTTCTGTGTTGGCGTAATGCTCCCAGACGGGGCCGGAGATGACGAAACCGCCGTCGGGCCGGCCCAGCACGTTCACAATGTCGCCAATGACGCTGGCCACCACGTTGACGTCATAGATGGTCAGATCGCGTGAGCGGCGCAAGCCGAAGGCGCTGGACATGTCCGTGGCACCAATTCGGACCGAGAGAATGTCCTCGCGGTTGGCTGCGAGCAGCGTGTAAATGTTGGTCAGCGCGGCGGCCCGAGTCTCGACGTGGATTACGGCCGGCGACTCCAAGATGGGCATGATGCGCAGCCTGCGTGTGTGAGTTGATTGGCTGCCGTCCAGGCCAAGCTCCGTCTGAATGGTGTGCAGCGCTTCAAGGAAAGCCGCAGCCACACCGGATTCGTTGTCAAACTTAGGGATCACAAAGCCGGTCAGCACCCCTGTTGCAGCGCCTGCACGGCGCGCCACCCAGAGCATTTGTTCCGGCGTTCTAACCCGAACGAACAGCAGCGGCAAGTCGTCGTCGCGTTCGGCAAGCACCGTCAGGGTGGCAACCACGTTTTCCTCGGCGCCGACCACATCCGCATCGGGGATGGAATCTTCCAAACACAGCACCATGGACACGCAACCCAGATCGCGCTGGCGCAAAACGTCCTTGACTAGATCTGGCCGGTTAGCGGGCGTGTACAAGGTTCCGCCGAGGGCAACGGCCTGCAAGGCAGGAGAGCTTTCGGGCGTCAATTCCACAGGAAGGCGGTGAAAAAGTGTAGATACTTGGGACGTGGTCAAGGAGCGGAAATGTCGCATTGGCCCTTTCAAGGTGCTACTGACGAAAAAGTATGGCCCTTTAGGTATGTATCCTAGCGGCCGTAGGAAGAGGTGGGTGCGCTGTGCGTCATGGAAAAGTCGAACTCCTGCCAAATCTGCAGATCAGACCAGTCGTGTGGCACCGGCTCGGCCCGCATTTCCAGCACATTGCCGATCCTGTGCAGCAACAGCACCATCTGGGTGCCGTCGGCGGCCGGCGGCAGTGCCACGGATTCGCCGGAGAACAGCCGCACACCCATAGCCGAGCTGCTGCGGTTGATGAAAACGGCGCGACGCAGTTCGCGCACATGTCGCAGCGAAACCAAGGCATCGCGGCCGTGGTAACCACCAACTCGCGGTTCCCTTTCGTCATGACGGGGGTCCCTGCCTTGTGGCCATCAACGGTTTGCCCGCCGGTGACTCGGCGCACATCCTCCCATGCCACAGCCGTGCTGCCGCCCACAACCAAGGTGCCCACCGAGGACTCCAACGGTGACAATCTGAGCACACGGTCCACAAGGTTCAGCTCGTAAATGTCACGGATTCCAGGAGCTGGGAACAGCAACCGGACCTCGTGGTCCTCATGTTTGGCTTTTTCCCGCTGGGCCGCCAGTTTCTTGGCCCGAGGACTCGTGGACGACGCCGGAGCCGCACCTCCCAGCGTCAGCCCGGAGGGCCGCTGCGTTCGCGTACTCGGGCTTGCAGCACTGGATACCGGTTGCGCGGCTGACGTCGGCTGGCGCAGAGACAACGACGGGCCGGCTGGTTGGCTGGCGGGTGCTGAGGCTGGCGGGCGCAGCGATAACGACGGGCTGGCTGACGCTGGCTGTCGCAGAGATAGCGACGGGCCAGCGGATGCTGCCGCCTGACTCGTGGCGGGAGCTTGCGCCGAGGCCTGAACGGAAGAGGCGGTGGGCTGGGCCGTACCCGGTTTGATCCGGCGACGTAGAAACGGCAAGTCGGTGCGGGGAGTTGAAGGATTATTCACGAGGTGGCCCTACAGGCTGATTCCGTAGTCCTTGGCCACGCCGGCCAGGCCGGTGTTATAGCCCTGACCCAGTGCGCGGAACTTCCAGTCGTCGCGGTGCCGGTACAACTCACCGAAAATCATGGCCGTTACCGAATCCAGCTGGGTGACTGCCAGGTCAAAGCGGACCAGTTCCCGGTTCTCGGCCGTGGCTACCCGGATGTGGGCGTTGCGGACGGCACCGAAGGTACCCTGGCCACGAAATTCGGGGTCAACATAGGCCAGAAAGATGATCTTGGAAATGTCCGCAGGGATCCTGCTGAGATCGACATCAATCTGTTCCTGATCGGCGGAGCCCACAAATGTCACCGAGGTATCGGCGCTGACAAGCTGGTTGAAAAACACCAGGTGGTCGTTGGAGACTGCCTTGCCATCGGAATCGCACATGATGGCGAAGGGGACCAGCTCGGCCTGGGGGCCATGGCTGGGAATGGTGTCCCATCCCATGGCCACAAGGACCTGGTCCAGACCCGGATTTTCAGCCGTCAGGGCCGCATTGGCCCCTGCCACTAATGTTGCCAAGATTGGCCCTCCAGACGCAATGGGTCCCTCTCTGATGCTGGTTGTTGAAGTTGCAGGGCAGCGTCCTGAGCGGAGAACTTATCCGCCAAAAAGCGCCCGTGCGTGGACAGTTCTTCCACAGCGCCAATACGGATCTGGTTCAGCAAATCGGCCAAGGTCTCCTGCAGTGTGGCCAGTTGTTCGGCGAACATGAAGGTTGCCGAGGATTCCTCGTCATGGTGTGCCGGAGGTAGCGACAGATACGCCTGCAGCGGTGTGGGAACGTAACTGCAGATCATGGCGTTGAGCAGCACTCGCTGCTCCGTGGAGCATCCCCTGATGCCAATGTCAGTCACGGCTTCGCGCATGAGATCACCCAAATGGCGTAGCTGTGAAGTGAGCAAAGGGGGCAGCCTGCTGCCCGAACGGCGCACTGCGGCGCGCAAGCTATCCACGGAGGCGCCCATTTGGGCGATCTCCGCGGCTACCGGGTCAACTGCCGGCTGGGCAGGTACTTGGGGCGTGTGGCCTCCGCCAAACCTGCCCCCCACAAAACGGCCAATCATCGCTTTACCCTTGCTTCGTCGTCGTACGTTTTAGCCTACTCGCGTTCCGACTGGCGTGAACGCTCCAGGTACGGCTTAGCCTTAGCCAGCCCGTCCTCGAGCGCATGCACGGTGCCTTCCATGTTCTTGGCGGCTGATGCGCGGAACGTGTCAATGGCGTCCATGGTTTCAAAGACGTTATCGAAGGCCTTCTGCAAGGTCTCCACGCTGACGCCGGAACTGGCCGCCTGCTGGTGAATGCGCACGGTCTGATCCTTGAGCATCTCACTGGTCTTGAGAATCATGTTGTTCGTGGTGGTATTGATGGCATCGATCTGGTCCAGCACCATCTTCTGGTTGGCCAGCGCCTGGGCCACAATCACGGCCGTGCGCAGCGCCGAAATGGTGGTGGTGCGGGCCCGGTCAACACCCTTGATCAGTTCAAGGTTGTTCTTGCGGACCAGGTCCATGGCCAGGTAGCCCTGCACCGAAACAGCCAGCTGCGTCAAGATGTCTTGGTGGCGCTGGCGGATCGGGAACAGCACGTCAGCTTCCAGCTTCTGCGCCTGCTCGATCTGACCTGAGGCGCGGGTAGCGTCGATCTTCTCAACGCACGCCGCGT
The Arthrobacter alpinus genome window above contains:
- a CDS encoding HpcH/HpaI aldolase/citrate lyase family protein — encoded protein: MELTPESSPALQAVALGGTLYTPANRPDLVKDVLRQRDLGCVSMVLCLEDSIPDADVVGAEENVVATLTVLAERDDDLPLLFVRVRTPEQMLWVARRAGAATGVLTGFVIPKFDNESGVAAAFLEALHTIQTELGLDGSQSTHTRRLRIMPILESPAVIHVETRAAALTNIYTLLAANREDILSVRIGATDMSSAFGLRRSRDLTIYDVNVVASVIGDIVNVLGRPDGGFVISGPVWEHYANTERVLRPQLRVTPFVGPHEIELRQRIMTANLDTLIREIELDLANGLLGKTVIHPTHVALVHAMSVVSHEEYLDALAIAGNTKGGAAASPYGNKMNEMKPHQAWAQRTLLRADAFGVAAANISFVELLEASMA
- a CDS encoding TerD family protein, encoding MATLVAGANAALTAENPGLDQVLVAMGWDTIPSHGPQAELVPFAIMCDSDGKAVSNDHLVFFNQLVSADTSVTFVGSADQEQIDVDLSRIPADISKIIFLAYVDPEFRGQGTFGAVRNAHIRVATAENRELVRFDLAVTQLDSVTAMIFGELYRHRDDWKFRALGQGYNTGLAGVAKDYGISL